The following DNA comes from Vicinamibacterales bacterium.
CTGGGCAAACCCTCGGTTCGGGTCTCGGGGACAAGCGCGGCCGGAACGCGGGTCGGGGCCTCGGGACCGCAGGCGGTCCCGGGCCCCTGATCCCAGGCTCCGGGAAGAAGTGGCGCCGAAGCGCCGACTTACTTGATCTCGACCTTGGCGCCAGCCTCTTCGAACTTCTTCTTGATCGCCTCGGCCTCCTCCTTCGTCACGCCCTCCTTGATGGGCTTCGGAGCGGACTCGACGAGGTCCTTGGCCTCCTTGAGGCCCAGGCTGGTGACTTCGCGGACGACCTTGATCACGTTGATCTTGTTGCCACCCACGTCGGTCAACATCGCCGTGAACTCGGTCTGTTCCTCGGCCGGGGCCG
Coding sequences within:
- the rplL gene encoding 50S ribosomal protein L7/L12, with the translated sequence MAELTQDQVVDYIKNISVMDLSNLVKRLETELGVSAAAAMPMMAMPMAGGGGAAAPAEEQTEFTAMLTDVGGNKINVIKVVREVTSLGLKEAKDLVESAPKPIKEGVTKEEAEAIKKKFEEAGAKVEIK